One genomic segment of Synechococcales cyanobacterium T60_A2020_003 includes these proteins:
- a CDS encoding NAD(P)H-quinone oxidoreductase subunit M codes for MLLKSTTRHVRIFTAEVDGTELIPSENKLTLDVDPDNELMWNEGALQSVYRKFDELVAANEGTELTDYNLRRIGSDLEHFIRGLLQDGQVSYNLQTRTRNYSLGLPRIEPKS; via the coding sequence ATGCTGCTGAAATCAACAACTCGCCATGTCCGCATCTTTACCGCTGAAGTGGATGGAACCGAGCTCATTCCGAGCGAAAATAAGTTGACGCTGGATGTTGATCCTGATAACGAACTGATGTGGAATGAGGGTGCATTGCAATCCGTTTACCGAAAGTTTGATGAGCTCGTCGCAGCAAACGAGGGTACAGAGCTCACGGATTACAACTTACGTCGCATTGGCTCTGATTTGGAACACTTTATCCGTGGATTGCTCCAAGATGGACAAGTATCCTATAACTTGCAAACTCGTACTCGCAACTACAGCTTGGGACTTCCCCGAATCGAACCCAAGTCATAA
- a CDS encoding DUF2834 domain-containing protein has translation MVRRLLFFGLWLGFILYAFGFAPPDQANTIDLIKNLSTGQWQGINPLIVALFNIMGLWPMIYACVLCADGRGQSVRAWPFAAASFGVGAFALLPYLGLRHPNPTFIGEKSKLISLLDARWTGRAIALGVLILLGYGILNGNWADFVQQWQTSRFIHVMSLDFCLLGLVFPTLLGDDMARRGWGGSVWFWAFALIPLLGAVTYLSVRPSLPDSAVSQGDTMRYDDPVRSL, from the coding sequence ATGGTGCGACGACTGCTTTTCTTTGGCCTCTGGCTTGGATTTATCCTCTACGCGTTTGGCTTTGCTCCACCCGATCAAGCCAACACGATCGATCTCATCAAAAATCTATCTACAGGGCAGTGGCAGGGCATTAATCCGCTGATCGTAGCCCTGTTCAACATCATGGGGCTTTGGCCGATGATCTATGCCTGCGTTTTATGTGCCGACGGACGGGGACAATCGGTGCGGGCGTGGCCGTTCGCAGCAGCATCCTTCGGGGTGGGAGCCTTCGCGCTGTTGCCCTATCTGGGTCTCCGCCACCCCAATCCCACGTTTATTGGCGAAAAGAGCAAACTGATTTCTCTGTTGGACGCCCGCTGGACGGGACGTGCGATCGCCTTGGGTGTCCTAATCCTGCTAGGGTATGGCATCCTCAACGGTAACTGGGCTGACTTTGTTCAGCAGTGGCAAACCAGTCGCTTCATTCACGTCATGAGCTTAGATTTCTGCCTGTTAGGTCTAGTGTTCCCGACCTTATTGGGTGACGACATGGCGCGACGGGGATGGGGCGGATCGGTCTGGTTTTGGGCGTTTGCCCTCATTCCGCTACTGGGAGCGGTGACCTATCTCTCGGTGCGGCCTTCTCTGCCGGATTCTGCTGTTTCTCAAGGAGACACAATGCGATACGACGATCCGGTGCGATCGCTGTGA